The following coding sequences lie in one Zingiber officinale cultivar Zhangliang chromosome 2B, Zo_v1.1, whole genome shotgun sequence genomic window:
- the LOC122045399 gene encoding probable protein phosphatase 2C 60 has product MVSMMRLVSRCWKPAVEVRDGGSVSGDDRLLWYKNLGHHAVGEFSMAVAQANALLEDGSQIESGPLSWREDTRGTFVGVYDGHGGPETSRYITERLFANLKRFASEHEGISVDVIRKAFSATEEGFISTVRKQWLNKPQIASVGSCCLVGIVSSGMLYVANVGDSRAVLGRIERGIRDVTAVQMSAEHNASFEAVREELHSLHPDDPQIVVLKHKVWRVKGLIQVSRSIGDAYLKDTEFNREPLISRFRLPDPFHKPILSHEPSIVTHKLSPEDQFLIFASDGLWEHFSNQEVVDMIHNSPRNGIARKLVKAALQEAAKKREMRYADLTKIDRGVRRHFHDDITAIVIFLDPNLISKNFYHGPVLSLKGVGVPV; this is encoded by the exons ATGGTCTCTATGATGAGGCTCGTGAGTCGTTGCTGGAAGCCGGCGGTAGAGGTTCGGGATGGTGGATCAGTCAGCGGCGACGATCGCCTCCTTTGGTACAAGAATCTCGGCCACCATGCGGTCGGGGAGTTCTCTATGGCGGTGGCGCAGGCGAATGCTCTGTTGGAGGATGGAAGCCAGATCGAGTCGGGCCCCTTGAGCTGGAGGGAGGACACGCGTGGCACGTTCGTCGGGGTCTACGACGGGCACGGCGGGCCGGAGACGTCGCGGTACATAACGGAGCGTTTATTTGCTAACCTCAAaa GGTTTGCTTCAGAACAtgaaggtatttcagtagatgtCATAAGGAAGGCATTTTCAGCCACGGAAGAGGGTTTCATCTCTACTGTTAGAAAGCAGTGGCTCAATAAACCACAGATTGCCTCGGTTGGTTCGTGTTGTTTGGTTGGTATTGTATCTAGCGGGATGCTCTATGTGGCAAATGTTGGAGATTCACGTGCAGTACTAGGAAGAATTGAGAGAGGTATTAGAGATGTTACGGCAGTACAAATGTCTGCAGAACACAATGCGAGCTTTGAAGCTGTGAGGGAGGAATTGCATTCATTGCATCCCGATGACCCACAGATTGTTGTTTTGAAGCATAAGGTTTGGCGTGTGAAAGGTCTTATACAG GTTTCTAGATCCATCGGAGATGCATATCTAAAAGATACAGAGTTCAACCGTGAGCCATTGATATCCAGATTCCGACTTCCTGATCCCTTCCATAAGCCGATCCTTAGTCATGAACCATCAATAGTAACACATAAACTCTCTCCTGAAGATCAATTTTTGATTTTTGCATCAGATGGTCTATGGGAGCATTTCAGCAATCAAGAGGTTGTGGATATGATTCACAACTCACCGCGTAAT GGTATTGCAAGAAAACTTGTGAAAGCTGCACTGCAAGAGGCTGCAAAGAAAAGAGAAATGAGGTACGCTGACCTCACAAAGATTGATCGTGGAGTTAGGAGGCATTTCCATGATGATATAACTGCCATAGTTATATTTCTTGATCCTAATCTGATAAGCAAAAACTTCTATCATGGTCCCGTACTTTCACTCAAAGGAGTTGGTGTTCCTGTATAA